The window GATGCCCGATGCTCATGATGATCATTCAGTAAATGATTAAAACTGCTCAAGTGGTAAATGTGCAAGTAGAGCAAATGATCGTATGGGTGTATAGGTAAACGCTTGACTGGATTACCCacaaaggctgaaagcacaaagggAGGCTATCAAATGGATATCCTGAATAAACATGACTGAATAACCAATAATACAATTGAATTCTACGCTGTAATTCGTTTCAGAATGGGCCAAACTCCATGCATGAAGCGTCCTCGAAGGAAGCTAAGCACTCTCCTTGCATTTGTTGTTTGCATAACTGTATTAGGACTGCGTGCCCGATACCACTAAGGTTATAATTTCAACATGTTACACCTTAAATAGTTTATCAGAGTAGACCTGATTCTAAGATGTTTAACGGCCATGGCATCAGCAATGTACTGGAACAGTAAAACTAGACAGTTTCTGCTTTCAGCAGACCCGTTAAAATGTTGCTTCCATGTTTACAGCAGATTTTCAGGAAAGAGTCACTTGATAATTGGTAATGTGCAGAGTTAAAATTGTGTCTGCGAAGGCATGTGGTTTTTGGCAAATTTTGTAAAGGATATTGTGAAACTGGTGATTGTTGAACAACTTGCCTgagggagaatttttttttttaactgtgtaaaCTTCTTGTAAATAAAGAAGTTGGTGAAGTTTGTAAAACGAATCACAAAATTTGCTTAAGCGAAATTCCCAATCGACTACTAAAAATGCATCTAAAAATACATACTTGTAATTAACAATTAACCTGCcctacaaattactcattaaaAAAGATGTCTTGGTGAGACGTCATTGTTGAAGACCTTGGTTGTTTTTTTTAGGTTATCCTTTGTGGTTCGCGGTTGAGCAAATGTACCCAGATTGACATGTTATCATGACTATAAAATGGCTCTCAATGTATTTGGCTAAAAAGCTGTAATGTTTACACTAGCTGAAATCTCGCTGACGCAGTCGCTCTTCCCTCACAAAACCTGAATCTAAATTTATGAACATAAGCAGAATCTATTCCCGCCCTACATATTCTAGCTTTGTTTGAGTCAAGCTCACATTGTTTTTGACCATCATTTACACGCCTTTAAAATATACAACATATACAATTGCCAACATTTTGGCTGTCTTAGGAAACAATTATGTGCAATTGTGGGTGGGAGATTCCTGAGAAACCCATCTCAGGCATAACATGTACAATGAGGCTCAGCACATTAACTAGGtcatttattttgaaatgttttctttcttgtgtatgAATAGCTTGACCTGGTGAGGAGAGATCACTTCCGGCCTCTGTTCTAATATTAAGCTGAAGTTCCCAAAGCTCTTTATATAAATGAAGGcttacatgtgcactttaaactctGGGAATCATTTCATTTTACAGAAGtaaattatttatttgcagtttGCACAAGAATTTCCAGCTCTGTTCAAAAGCTGGAGAACCAGGGAAGGGGAATATAAGGAGGACACAATGAACATATTCATGACAGCAAATAATAATACAAACAATAACATTACAAATACAAAAAGGTCGTAGGGAATGCCACATTTGACAGTTCCTTTGCCACTCCTTGGTGACGTTTCTGTCAACCCGCTTCCTTACATTCTTTTCCAGCTGTGGGAAACCGGCCTGCATCCTTCCTGGAGTCCATTCAATAGACTTCCAGCTCCGTGAGTCATCAATAAGGGCATGCGCTTGAAAGCACTTGTAAAGAAAAGAATTATATTCCATTCAATTGCTGTACACATTCAGtaaccacctttgttttttttttcctttgggtgCACAAAAACCAAAGTCGTCGGTGCCAAATAACAAGTCCTTCGTCTGTATAACATATATAAACACTTATGCAACTGTATGTGTATACACATAgacttttttcatttaattttcacaTAATTTGGGtgctagtgtgtatgtgtgtgtgtgtacgcctCCATGTGCGttgttgtgtatatttgtgtgttaGTTCGTGTCAGCATTTCTTGTGTGCATATGCTTCTATGTATTTATCTGCGTGCATGTGCAGTGTGCTATGATGAGGACAAAAGTgatggaacaaatgaaagtgaagaAATACTTCTCAACAATAACATCTCTGGTGATGGTTCTTCAATGATGACCTTTCATCCGCTCATTGATGTCATTCTATATGTTCATTGATGCCACTCCATCTGCTTTTTTAAATGACTTCACAGCATCACAATGTTTAACAGTTGAACGACTTCGAAAATCCTAAATTCTAGACATAAAAAGTAACTCCAAGTTGCAAAGCTTTGGTTGTTAGTCAAAAACAGCGGATCAGCTGAAAACCTTCAATAGGAAATGCCGACCCAGGAACATATTAAGCTATCCCTTTGTTAAATCAGGCAAGCGACTTGCTGTTGTAAAGTTTCACAGTTTCATAGTTAAATGCAGTTGTGGAGGAATTTGCTCTTCTTCTTGTAAAAACAAAGTCTTCCAAACATCCTGTTGTTTAGCAGTAGTAGATAGTTGTGACTCACTAACGGAACGTCTCAGCCAGAAGAACATTTTTATTCTCATGTTTTCCTCTTCTTTCCAAATGCCACCTGGGATGATAAACCCAGATTTCGAGTGCAGAACCAATTGTCTTTTAGGCAGGAAAATAGCAAAGAGAGTGTGAATTTACATAAAAATGTCACTTCTCTTGCTGCACCACACCACCAACGTGATCATGGCAGCAGTCAAGAAGACAGGTATTAAAATCAGCGCTGTCAAAATTTCATCAGGCGGATCTTCCCAAACCACTTTTTCAGATGTACAGTTGGAAAAAAATTGCTTGTGAATTCCAGTGATGTAGCACTCTGCGTGGGGGTTCGGCCAAAAGCAGCCCGTCCCAATGGCCTCCCGCTCTGTGCATTTGGAAAATACCTCATAGTGCctgaaaagcaaagaaaaaaaaagagttaaCATCAGGGCTGTTTTTTGGAATCACAAAGATGTCAAGGATGACTGTCACAAGTTAATATATTTTGAGTTAGGCGGCAGTGTAGTCTTAAGAATTTTGGAGGGCCCAGGCAAGAAATATTTTAGGTgctcctgttcagaacagctttgaatgttATTACCCGTTTTCTGCTAATTTAATTCCATAATGAAGATTGGGATGGAGAAATCGAGCAGTGCTGGAGAAAGAAAGCTCACGTTCATAGTGGTCCCTTAAAAGTTGGGCTCTCTGGGCAATTGTCCACTTTGCTCACGCCTTAAAAAGTCTGTTATGGAAGCATTTATATTCAAACAGGAACATTTATTTCACGTGGCCCTGTGAACAAACAGTATCTTGCCTGGGGATCTATTTGAGACATCCATTAAAATATTAACAATTTGAGCCACTGGGAAAGGAGATATTTGGCCAGAATTACTGACGTTTTGGGTAAAGTGACGAATCCGGCATTAGAATTAAGGCCTTCAGACTTTAATGTCAGCCACCAGACCATTCTTTTTAATTTACAGTAGGCCTAGATGATCATGTGGATCTTACAAAGCATGACTTGCAATACGTGTATAGCAAACTTCATGTCTTCATGTATCCTGTAATATGGAGGGAAAAGTGCATCTACTGCATAAATAAATATCCTGAAATGCAGACTTCGGACTAATGAAAATGTCTGTGCATCCTAGTGGGACTGTGTTTAAAGGGGTTAATCTATCTGAtggtttttttaaatcaaaaatgcTAGGTAATGTTTTCAGTGCTATTTACTGCATTTTATGTATAGTTTTATTCTTTACAAGTACATACAGGAAATAGACACATAGGTGGCCATTACGAGTCTGTTGGTCACTAGAcctccagacttgcggtggcggtcagactgctgccaatgcagcggtctgagtgccacattatgaccatggcagttgtgCCATAGTcggacctccagcaccaccagattAGTAGTCCCAGTGGTCTGGTGGCTGTGGCGATCCTAATCGGCCAGGGcagtactgcaagcagcgctgccctagggattacaacttcgttctccaccagcaatttcatggggggaacactgccatgaaaaggctggtggagaacaagtgccggGGCAACTAGGGGGGGCCTtatactgcctatgcacttggcatgggctgtgcagaggccccctgaccatCACcgatgcaatgttcactgtctgctttgcaaacagtgagcATTGAGAGGGTGCACCCTGTATCCCACAGCATGGCCGCCGGCTCGATtaaaagctggagacaatgctgtaggttgtttcccAATAGGCCAACAGGAGGAAATTCAAGTTTCTGACTGCCGACCAAGTGGGAAATTTATAATGGGCCATGATGGGAGGTAGCCTCTAAGgaagcaacctccccgtcggaagtttggcagatgggcaaaaccgtcctccaaactcataatcaggcccctaaACTCATATACAAAGAATAGCTCCTTTCTTTCCAGTTTGACGCAGCTGCTCACCGGGCCATTGGTCCACACAAGGTTCGCACActtcttcacctttcaagggtcttcATTGGCTTCACCTCTTTGGACATAATACTTTAAAGTCATTGCATCATCAACATGGTTGGTGAAACCTATTATCTATATTAGCTGCCTGAAAAAGTCTTCTTCTCTTGCCAcacctgcatcacctgcagcatggaCTAAGAATGCTGGAGATGCCAAAGGCAATGAAAGAAAAGTCAAGCAGACAGGGTATTTTCTCATTTCCTTAACATTTTGAACAACCTCCCTTTGCTGTCACTGGCCCAATAACCCATAATCATCTGGAAAGAACACAAGACCTTTCACCTTTCCACTAACTTTCACCTCTATTttgtgctcttccctccacctAATTCTCACTGCACAAATGGAATAACCATATGACAGCACTGCTGATACTCTCCCTTCTGCTTATATAATGTGTGCTTCTCAGGTTGGTATTTCCCTGTTCCTATGTTTGATAACCCTCTGCCTCCGCTGCTGTCACACTCATTTCTCAACAAGCAACTCCCTGACCTAAAAAAAGCACTCTGTTTCCCTCCCAGGCTATATCCTCACTATGAAGATAAtcccaataaaataataataaataaaaactctGGAGTGGACAAGATTGAaaactgatgaagtcaggtgcaaaATACATCAAGGTCCCGGGGCAAAAAACAGATTAACTTTTCCTTTTAACAGAAGGAATGTCAAACCTACTTCAGTACCAAAAATGCAGTGGGTAAGACTCACAAAACCTTTTTAGAGCAGGAAAGTTGTACTTCTTTGTATGTTTTTACATACCCTTAAAATCCTCTGTGAACCGATCTCAAAATGCCTAAACCACTAAAAGGAAAAGTGCAAAGAGGTCACAGTCCTTTCTCTTTCTCCTAATTGCACTTGCATATTCCCTGAATATCCTGATTTTAATCCCATTTCAGATGTTTTGTAGCCAGCATccaaaattgctttgtgaataggccccactgtGTCTGGTTTATGACAGAACAAAGAGCAGGTCTGTTAGAGAGCAAGTTAATTAATACAATTTAGAATTATTAAACTACGTATTAACTGAATCAAGTGTGTATTAAAATTCCATTTTGACATGTTTTTCTGTTTAAATGTTCAACTATTCAACGTGTAAAGTGGCAACCTGGCAAACACCATAAACAAAACATGTTTAACAAAGAATAACAATGATTAATGTAGGCatgttttataatatttattttataatatatattaATGTCAATTATTATAAACACTAATGTACATTAATTAAATGATTATTTGGTTTGAATGGGAAattaaatgcttttttaaatatgggcctacatgaaaaggtctaAAGTTAAttctacattttaaaaacatgtgcaatGTTTTTGATCTCATCAGGTTCTAGAAGCTCAATGTTCATTGTTCACATGTTCCTGACCTCACATAATATTTGAAATGTTCAGTGAAATAGATTTTCAATATCCTGTGTGACTtgtacactgtggaaaagttatgttcttatgttgtaacatttgtctgtcttcctgggatgagatcaTATGTACCCAGTACCCAGGAACattagtcttcagtgctcatgtataacctgcaacaattgtattgtaCTGCGGAAACTGGTGAGTGCAGTGAGAGAAGACGAGCCAATcatgaatggagaaaatgaagaaaagatactacTGAGAACGTGGAATAATTCTAATTGGTATCTGATCTAAACCACTGCATAGTctgaccaatagaagcttagttGGTTGTTTTCGAAGGATTTAACATAACAAAACTGAGGTGATGTAAATTcagattttatggcaagaccggaggctcctattatgcattagtcttttctttatttttaatagcagctccagtcaagatcaactacaaatcccataaggcaaacgacaagtagccaatgggaaaacaaCAGTAGTTCATAACAATGCACCAATCACCATCGTATCCATGGAATAATACCGATCCtgactgaaaacagccctcttttcttgctgctcttcagtcaagataagtattattcgATTTTGTCTGCTCATTAGTGTGTGACCGCATTATCGGTGCGCGTTAGATTAAAGTTATTCTTTGTTTACTTTGTATGTTAAGATCGGCTTGTCAGCCGCATATTATCGGTGTTTCGTTTTTCTTCGTGTGCAGCGTTTAACGGTCTTCGCGACCGTTAAGAGCGCTTCAGCGCGCTGGCATATTTCAGCCTGCGCGCGTTGAAGGAGCATAACTCTTACCTCGGCTGAGGGGCTGCGTGTTGTGGAAGGATCGTTCCTCGGTGGAAGCCGGTTTCTTCTGGCTGACTCGGTCAGCTCCCGGCTCACTTTCCTGCTGTTAACCCCGCCCGTGGGCGGAGCCGGGTATTTTCTTCTCCTCTCTTGGAGAGAGGTTAACCCTTGCATGACTCTTAGTTAGGGGCTGATTTCTGACATTACCATGGACAGTGCCCAGGCACAGatttctcaggaggaggaggaggaggacgttttAAAAGAGCATTTGAATGATTTTATTCAATCTTCGGTGGACCAGGCTATGGTTGCCTCTTGGCAAAAGCTTTCAAAAAATTTAGAAAATTCCGTGGTTAATATTGTGTCCAAgaccatgctggcccattctgcgggggaaagcagaaagcatcAAATTTCTTCTAAAAatgtaaaagtgacgcaaactggAAGTGACAGTGTTTCACACAAGGCGGAGGACGTGGATCCTCATGGGCCTCCTAATAAGGAAGTGTTAATAGCTAAATCTGTGAAAAAATGCATGGCGAAATCAAAACACATATCTGCCcctattaaaataacaaaaatttTGGACACGGACGATGAAGGGAACAGTCCTGGTTCGGATGCGGATAGTTCCGAGGAGGACGTTGGGGAGATGCTCTTTCCTCCTCCACTCAAAAAAGCCAAACATACTTCAGGGTCCACCGTTATTCTGGATGCAGAAGGGGTACCTATGTTTGATCCGGGAGATATTCAACACCCAAATTCCACGGAGTGGCTTCCCGCAGAGCATGTGGCGGACTAGGTCACTGCCAGACTTCGTACTCCTCTGGATAAACAGGTCCGGGCGAAATTAAGATCGGAGTGTCCTCGCCCGGCTCTGTCTT of the Pleurodeles waltl isolate 20211129_DDA chromosome 2_1, aPleWal1.hap1.20221129, whole genome shotgun sequence genome contains:
- the RAMP3 gene encoding receptor activity-modifying protein 3 — its product is MEKHAFALLQLLASVMCVSGLVTTGIPGFGQPGKRNCNETLMLERLPGCGKKFEDKMTKLDSTKWCNLTEFIMHYEVFSKCTEREAIGTGCFWPNPHAECYITGIHKQFFSNCTSEKVVWEDPPDEILTALILIPVFLTAAMITLVVWCSKRSDIFM